The region TATTTTCCCTTAGTTCCCTCGGTTCTTGCATTTAGTGCCAGCAGGCAGGCTGACGTTTTACTTAGTTTCCACCAAACCCAGATCCGATAAAGACCTGACATATTGCACTCTTTTAGATGCTTAGACAGGATTAACACCTTCAGCACCTTCAGTAGCCTGTTAGTTCTGTTAGACTCTGTGCCCCTAGTTAGGTTTTGATTTAATCGATGCGCAGACAAATGGGAGTGATTCCCTGAAAGGGAGAACGTGTTGAATGGCTGCTGAACATGCTaaatgcatacaaataaaTGCACATATGTGCAGACCTATTAAGTCATAAGTATATAAACATTTGTTCGTATCGTACTTTTGCAGAATGTACAAAAGTTAATGTTCGAAACGGGCAAGATATCGGTAAGTCGGCCAAGCCGCTGACCCAGACTAGCCACAAACCTAGACCcacatacgtacgtacatagTACTGTACGTATCCTCGTATATCGCATAGAGAAACAAGCGTCAAATGCACCCAAAGTACACCAAAAGTCCAATCTGGACATAAGCTAGAGGCAAAAACCAAatccaaaatgcaaatatctcATTGAATCATTCACAGCCTCATGGATCGGGTCTATTCGTAAGACAGCTAGCCTGCTGGACTCATATACACATACTATTCGCACCACATCTATTCAATCACATTTGCTAATGGCCTGATCTGCTTTTAATAGTTGTTTGCACTTGTTACCCCAGCGACTCCCGCTCCGGTTGAAATAAACTAATTCAAATGTTTCGCGTCTCGTCCAGACATCATTTGGCAGGACCACGATGACCACGTCCCAGGAGCTGGACCGGGCCACGGAGCGGGCCGACAAGGCGGCCGCCGAGCTGCGACGCACCCAAGCAGAGCTGAGAGTCACACAGGTACGGTCCTTGCTATACTACTACTCCGTATATATATTGTGCAGTGACagccatatacatatatcgatatGCATAACCGAATGCTCTTTTAGTTAGTCTTACATAcctatttataatatataacatatatatCGAACTCAGAAACGCATTGCAATTGAAACTCTCACGTGCAActttatatgtgtatatatttctgtgtgcgtgtgctctGTTAATGGACCAAACTCTTGAACAAGCGATGAGGAAACCCCACTTCCACACAccacaacacaaacacaaataccACACTCGAGGAGGGACTCCACCtgcctctctatctctttgtCCTGCCTATCACACCTTCGCTGccattggtgaccccgataagcccacaaacacacacacacacaaaccgcGCATTGGTGACCCACACAGACACTGCAGCACTTGCTAAGCCACGAGTAAAACGGCTACGATTTGAgcttcttttcgtttttttcgaTTTCTTCCTAAACCTAacgtaactgtaactgtaactgtaaatGTAAGCTTTAAGCTGTAAtctgtaatttattttaaactgTACACAATTGCGACAATGTATACTAAAACCAATACTCTATCTAAACCGTTGTGCTTACATTCATTCTCTAAATATAGGGCGAAACTGAAAAACGTTTTGTGAGTAAAACTGCTTCGAAAGAAACGTAACCAAAAGACAAACAAGTTTTTAGTAAAGCAACTAATCGTAATCGaattcgaatttgaattcaaacTTGAACTGCATCTGACCATATGCCAAAGTATCTAAATTAtccaaagaaaaccaaaaagaatACCAAAAATAGTTGCCATATAGTAACTTAATGTAACTTAAATGCATTGCCTGATATACTAACCTgccatacacatatacatatacctatatacatatgccaaCTTATCCAtttagtatacatatgtacatttatgaTAACAATCATAATCATACTCCCACACACATTTGTATATTGACCTTGAACAAGGAACATCGCCTGAAATTCATCTCTCAGTTCCTGCCCCCGATCCGGATCCCGGATGCCAGCAAAGTATGACAAAGCACTCGTATCCCCTGCGCTGATGTTGGTCTGGTCTCGAAAATCTTTTGCCGTTGGCATTAATCCCTCCCACATACACGcccacacactcgcacagaAAGACGGCTTATACACTCACACCCAAAGGCATAGCCAGGATGGAGTACCGTGGAATGAAAGCCGTAAAACGGAAGCGGAAGGTTGCTTAGCTCTCTTCGCAGTCAATTGATTTGGCTGAGCTCTAACTTTCACTCACTCAAAAACACTCATACCACACTATAACCCACAATTTGCCTTACTTTGCTCTCTCGCACTTTCTCTTCTTCCTTAATCACTTactttctcgctctctgtcaCTCGCTACTCGTACTTCCCCTATTGCTTCTTCCAAGCGACATGTAAATGCTCATTCCATCACCAAAGTATTATCCATAACATTTCCCAAGCCGTTTTGTCAACTGTTCCCCATCTCCTCAGTCCGTTTTTTCCAATCTGCTCTTTTTCCGTGTCAAATCCTGATCCGTTTCTGATCTGTTTTCGTTATCCATAAATATAGTACTCCCCAACTGTCAGCCATATATTCTCCATCTGTTATCATAAACTATCATTAACTAACCTTATCAAGAAGAGACTGTACCTCCCATCCTTTGTCCTCTGTCTATTGTTTCCTCGCTTCTTGTGCTCTCCCACTcgctctttctgtctctctgtctctgtcagTCGCTCGCAGAATAAATTGATCGCTCGCTAGACGTTGTAATCGTGTCTTTAATCGCTATCGTACCTTAAGTAATCGTTATCGTACTCGTTGTTCACCTTAGCCTTTGTTTAATGTTTACTAATCTGTCAGACAATCAGTCGCTCAGTCAGTCAAGTCAGTCATTTAAGAACCTTCCTCATTTGGTTGCCTGTAAATAATATCCGTTATCCAACCCTCCAATCTACCCctcaactacaactacaacaataTAACACACCAACGAACCCAACGATCAATCGAACGATCGGCTCCAACTCTTGATAACGTTTACCCGATAACCCAACCAATCGAATAGTCGGATGCGGAACGGGCACGTGAAGAGGGCGCTGCCCTGCAGGAGAAGCTGGAAAAGAGTCAGGGCGAGGTCTATCGGCTGAAGGCGAAGCTGGAAAACGCGCAGGGCGAACAGGAGAGTCTGCGccaggagctggagaaggcGCAGAGCGGCGTCTCGCGCATCCATGCCGATCGCGACCGGGTAGGCAAAACAGTCTAGCTATAGTTACCCTCCTCCCAGGGCCCCTGAACCCACCACACTCACATTCAATGCCCGAAATCCTTTGCCTAGGCCTTCTCCGAGGTTGAAAAGATCAAGGAGGAGATGGAGCGCACCCAGGCCACGCTGGGCAAAGCGCAGCTCCAGCATGAGAAGCTGCAGAACTCGCTGGACAAGGCCCAGAACGAGGTCGACCACCTGCAGGACAAGCTGGACAAAGCGTGCACCGAGAACCGACGCCTGGTGCTCGAGAAGGAGAAGCTCACCTACGACTACGACAACCTCCAATCGCAGCTGGACAAGGCTCTGGGACAGGCGGCGCGCATGCAGAAGGAGCGCGAGACCCTCACCCTAGACACTGATCGCATCCGGGAGAAATTGGAGAAGACTCAGGTATGCCCTTATGTCCGTATCCCTGTATCCCGTTCTCCCGCCCCCACCACTTCAAATCCCTCTACACTACTCGTACACGCATCTTGGAAGGTCCTCTAAGAGACATTGCAGCCCCGCCCATAGATATCTGTGATGTGATTGTGATCGTAACTCTGTTGTGCTAACCCCAGATCTGTAACTAACAGTACATTAACCCCACAGACTATAGACTACGCAAATTCTGGGCCACGGTTGCCATGAGGGTTTAAgtttttatttgatattttaagGAAGAATGCATTTCTCGTTCTCATGGCGTTGATAAAAACATGGCATCCGTGCTCAGAGCTCACTCAACACTACCCGAACACACATTTAGATTGGTGTCTGATTTATTGTGAACGTAACCCTATCGCTTAACCCTCTGAAAGCTGAAACCATGCATATCTATACATATCTCTCCCcttatatacaatatatctACGTATGCGTAACTATCTTTCAACTGTCCCACACACCCACTACCGACTACCCACCCACACtcgttaaaataaaataaaactcacACCTCCACATGGAAAATGGAATATGGGACATGGAACATGGATCAGATGCATCTGGCGCGCATCCAGAAAGAGCGGGATCAATTCTCAGACGAGCTGGAAACGCTCAAGGAGCGCTCGGAGTCCTCGCAGACGCTTCTCATGAAGGCGGCTCGCGATCGGGAGGCGATGCAAACGGATCTGGAGGTGCTAAAGGAGCGCTACGAGAAGTCGCATGCCATACAGCAGAAACTCCAGGTAATTCCTACACCCCGAAAACCAGATGAAGTTAcccaaccgaaccgaacaaAGGTATCCCCCTCAAATTATATCCCCCACAAAATTGGCTCTATCTAAACTCTATATATGACTTGTCTATGCTGCATACTAACTATCGAAAATCGCATGAGAACTGAAACTGAACCAGTGAAATTGGCTGTTTGTAAATCTATCTGTAGCTTACACTGCTTGGAACCCCCAGCCAAGGCTACGACCACTCAGTAAAACCTTACCCCTCGTTATGTTCTTTTAGATGGAGCGGGACGATGCCGTGACCGAGGTGGAGATACTCAAGGAGAAGCTGGACAAGGCCCTATACGCCAGCCAGAAGCTGATCGACGAGAAGGACACCTCCAACAAGGAGTTCGAGAAGATGCTGGAGAAGTACGATCGCGCCCAGAACGAGATCTACCGCCTGCAATCTCGCTGCGACACCGCCGAGGCTGATCGCGCCCgcctggaggtggaggcggaacGATCGGGCCTAGCCGCCAGCAAGGCCCGTGAGGATCTGCGCAAACTCCAAGACGAGAGCACGCGGCTCCAGGAGGCCTGCGATCGTGCGGCACTGCAGCTGAGCCGGGCCAAGGAGTGCGAGGACAATGCCCGCAGCGAGCTGGAGCACCACCGAGATCGCTTCGACAAGATGCAGACGGACATCCGCCGTGCCCAGGGCGAGAAGGAGCACTTCCAGTCGGAGCTGGAGCGCGTCACCTACGAGCTGGAGCGGGCGCATGCCGCCCAGACCAAGGCGGGAGCCAGCGTGGAGGCTGCCAAAGAGGAGGCCGCCCACTACGCGGTCGAGCTGGAGAAAATGCGCGACCGATACGAGAAGAGCCAGGTGGAGCTGCGCAAGCTCCAGGACGTGGACACCTTTGGGCGGGAGACGCGCCGCCTCAAGGAGGAGAACGAGCGGCTGCGCGAAAAGCTGGACAAGACGCTCATGGAGCTGGAGACGATCCGCGGCAAGTCGCAGTACGAGTCGGAGTCGTTCGAGAAGTACAAGGACAAGTACGAGAAGATCGAGAACGAGATCCAGAACATGGAGTCGAAGCTGCACGAGACCAGCCTGCAGCTGGAGCTCTCCAAGGGAGAGGTGGCCAAGCTGCTGGCCAATCAGGACAAACAGCGCTCGGAGCTGGAGCGGGCTCACATCGAGCGCGAGAAGGCGCGGGACAAGCACGagaagctgctgaaggagGTCGATCGTTTGCGCCTACAACAGTCCTCGGTGAGCCCCGGCGATCCGGTTcgctcctccgcctccacctcggGGTTGTCGGCGGGCGAGCGGCAAGAGATCGACCGGCTGCGCGATCGCCTCGAGAAGGCGTTGCAGTCGCGCGATGCCACCGAACTGGAGGCCGGTCGCCTAGCCAAGGAACTGGAGAAGGCGCAAATGCATCTGGCCAAGCAGCAGGAGAACACCGAGTCCACGCGCATCGAGTTCGAGCGCATGGGCGCGGAGCTGGGACGCCTCCACGACCGCCTCGAGAAGTCCGAGTCAGAGAAGGAGTCGCTGCGCCAGGCCAGCCGCAGCGCAGGCGCAGGCCCAGGGGCAGCCGGAGGTGCTGCCCTTCCCCAGCTGGAGAAGCACGTGCAGAAGCTGGAGACCGACATCAAGCAACTGGCCATGGAGCGGGAGCAGCTCGTCCTGCAGCTGGAAAAGAGCCAGGAGATCCTCATGAACTTCCAGAAGGAGCTACAGAACGCCGAGGCGGAGCTGCAAAAGACGCGCGAGGAGAACCGGAAGCTGCGGAACGGCCAGCAAGTGCCAGCGGCAGCCCCCGCCGAAATTCAGGCCATGCAGAAGGAGATCCAAGCGCTCCAGCAGAAGCTGCAGGAGTCGGAGCGAGCTCTGTCCGCGGCAGGACCTcagcaggcggcggcggcaacagcgGCGGCGGGCGCCCGCCCCGAAGAGATCGAGCAGTGGCGCAAGGTCATCGAGCAGGAGAAAGGACGCGCCGACATGGCCGACAAGGCCGCCCAGGAAATGCACAAGCGCATCCAGGTGAGTGTCGGACTTGGTGGTCCCTCCTTTAGAGATGACTAAGCTGGGAAATCTTCTCCAGTTAATGGACCAACACATCAAGGATCAGCACGCCCAGATGCAgaagatgcagcagcagatgcagcaacaggcggcacagcagcagcagtcagcGGCAGGTGCCGCAGCCGGAGCCGGTGTCGATGCAAAGGAGCTGGAGAAGGTCCGAACCGAGCTGCAAGCGGCCTGCACCGAGAGGGATCGTTTCCAACAGCAGCTAGAACTGTTGGTCCAGGAACTCGAAAAGAGTCAGGTGAGTGGTTCGTTCCTTTTAACCAAAGGGACAGCAGGGGATCATCATCTCCAAACTAATACAAATTCTTTGCCTTCCGTGCAGCTCTCGAATCAGGAGCAGGCCAAGCAATTACAGACCTCCCAGCAGCAAgtgcagcagttgcagcaacaGATCCAGACGCTGCAacagcagatgcagcagctgcagcaggctgGCAGTGCGGGAGCTGCCGCCACGGATGTGCAGCGCCAGcagctcgagcagcagcagaagcagctggaggaggtgCGCAGGCAGATCGACAACCAGGCCAAGGCCACCGAGGGCGAGCGGAAGATCATCGACGAGCAGCGCAAGCAGATCGAGGCCAAGCGCAAGGACATCGAGGACAAGGAGAAGAAGATGTCCGACTTCGATGTGCAGCTCCGCAAGCGCAAGGAGCAGATGGACCAGCTGGAGAAATCCCTTCAGACTCAGGGAGGCGgcgcggcggcggcgggcGAGCTCAACAAGAAGCTCATGGACACGCAACGGCAACTGGAAGCGTAAGTTCGAAAAATCTTCCACAGCGTTCTCATTTATCTGATCCATACTGgatgctctctctttcgctttggCACCCCTTAGGTGCGTGAAAGAGCTGCAGAACACAAAGGAGGAGCACAAGAAAGCGGCAACCGAAACGGAGCGTTTGCTGCAATTGGTACAAATGTCGCAGGAGGAGCAGAATGCCAAGGAGAAG is a window of Drosophila pseudoobscura strain MV-25-SWS-2005 chromosome 3, UCI_Dpse_MV25, whole genome shotgun sequence DNA encoding:
- the brp gene encoding trichohyalin isoform X7; the encoded protein is MSRDEYNPVNSSGVRSPGRVRRLQELPTVDRSPSRDYGAPRGSPLAMGSPYYRDMDEPTSPAGAGHHRSRSASRPPMAHAMDYPRTRYQSLDRGGLVDPHDREFIPIREPRDRSRDRSLERGLYLEDELYGRSARQSPSAMGGYNTGMGPTSDRAYLGDLQHQNTDLQRELGNLKRELELTNQKLGSSMHSIKTFWSPELKKERALRKEESAKYSLINDQLKLLSTENQKQAMLVRQLEEELRLRMRQPNLEMQQQMEAIYAENDHLQREISILRETIKDLECRVETQKQTLIARDESIKKLLEMLQAKGMGKEEERQMFQQMQAMAQKQMYNNYTGISGCSPPLPDIIGQYYGPPAHAYGPGPVPGNGYGNAYDLYGPSTSSGGYLYDPGAAAAAAAAAQIYGQSQTSPIRRRRYSIAGLPSATMYNDVYGYPAPPQHQTSSSNIVNLLNEAHKSISRSSQILNLTNQARQLGQLVTTPLGVGGVGGGRVVSSYPTLHPGDTSPPYLNDNLLQMSTSFSSQPNMYFQPQPQQVPLPTQLTAAQSAAAAAARLRPAYSVTNLMSGYPGSAGQGMGMGMGMGLGLGGCKYGMTGYANPYQSEMQPSSGYGGLGLGLGPFQQRQLMSHSLHASNPAISQYYQQQHQPSASSAAALAYNLQQQFAGSHHYGSGGQPPLGHSHIQASVQQQMHPQYQYHVHQHQNHLQTHPLASLANTSGTFGGTLASSARDAVAGGAYEGLHHSHPHHSHSHLHPHSHHHHSAYPHSHSHHQQQPHHHHHLPYSKLDLDYPKLPQEHKRQLDEFRLEIQRRDQEILAMAAKMKTLEEQHQDYQRHIAVLKESLCAKEEHYNMLHSDVEEMRARLEEKNRLIEKKTQGTLQTVQERNRLTSELTELKDHMDIKDRKISVLQRKIENLEDLLKEKDNQVDMARARLSAMQAHHSSSEGALTSLEEAIGDKEKQMAQLRDQRDRAEHEKQEERDLHEREVADYKIKLRAAESDVEKLQTRLERAVNERERLEIKLEASQSELGKSKAELEKATCEMGRSSADWESTKQRIARLELENERLKHDLERSQTSFGRTTMTTSQELDRATERADKAAAELRRTQAELRVTQGETEKRFSDAERAREEGAALQEKLEKSQGEVYRLKAKLENAQGEQESLRQELEKAQSGVSRIHADRDRAFSEVEKIKEEMERTQATLGKAQLQHEKLQNSLDKAQNEVDHLQDKLDKACTENRRLVLEKEKLTYDYDNLQSQLDKALGQAARMQKERETLTLDTDRIREKLEKTQMHLARIQKERDQFSDELETLKERSESSQTLLMKAARDREAMQTDLEVLKERYEKSHAIQQKLQMERDDAVTEVEILKEKLDKALYASQKLIDEKDTSNKEFEKMLEKYDRAQNEIYRLQSRCDTAEADRARLEVEAERSGLAASKAREDLRKLQDESTRLQEACDRAALQLSRAKECEDNARSELEHHRDRFDKMQTDIRRAQGEKEHFQSELERVTYELERAHAAQTKAGASVEAAKEEAAHYAVELEKMRDRYEKSQVELRKLQDVDTFGRETRRLKEENERLREKLDKTLMELETIRGKSQYESESFEKYKDKYEKIENEIQNMESKLHETSLQLELSKGEVAKLLANQDKQRSELERAHIEREKARDKHEKLLKEVDRLRLQQSSVSPGDPVRSSASTSGLSAGERQEIDRLRDRLEKALQSRDATELEAGRLAKELEKAQMHLAKQQENTESTRIEFERMGAELGRLHDRLEKSESEKESLRQASRSAGAGPGAAGGAALPQLEKHVQKLETDIKQLAMEREQLVLQLEKSQEILMNFQKELQNAEAELQKTREENRKLRNGQQVPAAAPAEIQAMQKEIQALQQKLQESERALSAAGPQQAAAATAAAGARPEEIEQWRKVIEQEKGRADMADKAAQEMHKRIQLMDQHIKDQHAQMQKMQQQMQQQAAQQQQSAAGAAAGAGVDAKELEKVRTELQAACTERDRFQQQLELLVQELEKSQLSNQEQAKQLQTSQQQVQQLQQQIQTLQQQMQQLQQAGSAGAAATDVQRQQLEQQQKQLEEVRRQIDNQAKATEGERKIIDEQRKQIEAKRKDIEDKEKKMSDFDVQLRKRKEQMDQLEKSLQTQGGGAAAAGELNKKLMDTQRQLEACVKELQNTKEEHKKAATETERLLQLVQMSQEEQNAKEKTIMDLQQALKIAQAKVKQAQTQQQQQQDAGPAGFLKSFF
- the brp gene encoding trichohyalin isoform X6 yields the protein MSRDEYNPVNSSGVRSPGRVRRLQELPTVDRSPSRDYGAPRGSPLAMGSPYYRDMDEPTSPAGAGHHRSRSASRPPMAHAMDYPRTRYQSLDRGGLVDPHDREFIPIREPRDRSRDRSLERGLYLEDELYGRSARQSPSAMGGYNTGMGPTSDRAYLGDLQHQNTDLQRELGNLKRELELTNQKLGSSMHSIKTFWSPELKKERALRKEESAKYSLINDQLKLLSTENQKQAMLVRQLEEELRLRMRQPNLEMQQQMEAIYAENDHLQREISILRETIKDLECRVETQKQTLIARDESIKKLLEMLQAKGMGKEEERQMFQQMQAMAQKQMYNNYTGISGCSPPLPDIIGQYYGPPAHAYGPGPVPGNGYGNAYDLYGPSTSSGGYLYDPGAAAAAAAAAQIYGQSQTSPIRRRRYSIAGLPSATMYNDVYGYPAPPQHQTSSSNIVNLLNEAHKSISRSSQILNLTNQARQLGQLVTTPLGVGGVGGGRVVSSYPTLHPGDTSPPYLNDNLLQMSTSFSSQPNMYFQPQPQQVPLPTQLTAAQSAAAAAARLRPAYSVTNLMSGYPGSAGQGMGMGMGMGLGLGGCKYGMTGYANPYQSEMQPSSGYGGLGLGLGPFQQRQLMSHSLHASNPAISQYYQQQHQPSASSAAALAYNLQQQFAGSHHYGSGGQPPLGHSHIQASVQQQMHPQYQYHVHQHQNHLQTHPLASLANTSGTFGGTLASSARDAVAGGAYEGLHHSHPHHSHSHLHPHSHHHHSAYPHSHSHHQQQPHHHHHLPYSKLDLDYPKLPQEHKRQLDEFRLEIQRRDQEILAMAAKMKTLEEQHQDYQRHIAVLKESLCAKEEHYNMLHSDVEEMRARLEEKNRLIEKKTQGTLQTVQERNRLTSELTELKDHMDIKDRKISVLQRKIENLEDLLKEKDNQVDMARARLSAMQAHHSSSEGALTSLEEAIGDKEKQMAQLRDQRDRAEHEKQEERDLHEREVADYKIKLRAAESDVEKLQTRLERAVNERERLEIKLEASQSELGKSKAELEKATCEMGRSSADWESTKQRIARLELENERLKHDLERSQVLTSFGRTTMTTSQELDRATERADKAAAELRRTQAELRVTQGETEKRFSDAERAREEGAALQEKLEKSQGEVYRLKAKLENAQGEQESLRQELEKAQSGVSRIHADRDRAFSEVEKIKEEMERTQATLGKAQLQHEKLQNSLDKAQNEVDHLQDKLDKACTENRRLVLEKEKLTYDYDNLQSQLDKALGQAARMQKERETLTLDTDRIREKLEKTQMHLARIQKERDQFSDELETLKERSESSQTLLMKAARDREAMQTDLEVLKERYEKSHAIQQKLQMERDDAVTEVEILKEKLDKALYASQKLIDEKDTSNKEFEKMLEKYDRAQNEIYRLQSRCDTAEADRARLEVEAERSGLAASKAREDLRKLQDESTRLQEACDRAALQLSRAKECEDNARSELEHHRDRFDKMQTDIRRAQGEKEHFQSELERVTYELERAHAAQTKAGASVEAAKEEAAHYAVELEKMRDRYEKSQVELRKLQDVDTFGRETRRLKEENERLREKLDKTLMELETIRGKSQYESESFEKYKDKYEKIENEIQNMESKLHETSLQLELSKGEVAKLLANQDKQRSELERAHIEREKARDKHEKLLKEVDRLRLQQSSVSPGDPVRSSASTSGLSAGERQEIDRLRDRLEKALQSRDATELEAGRLAKELEKAQMHLAKQQENTESTRIEFERMGAELGRLHDRLEKSESEKESLRQASRSAGAGPGAAGGAALPQLEKHVQKLETDIKQLAMEREQLVLQLEKSQEILMNFQKELQNAEAELQKTREENRKLRNGQQVPAAAPAEIQAMQKEIQALQQKLQESERALSAAGPQQAAAATAAAGARPEEIEQWRKVIEQEKGRADMADKAAQEMHKRIQLMDQHIKDQHAQMQKMQQQMQQQAAQQQQSAAGAAAGAGVDAKELEKVRTELQAACTERDRFQQQLELLVQELEKSQLSNQEQAKQLQTSQQQVQQLQQQIQTLQQQMQQLQQAGSAGAAATDVQRQQLEQQQKQLEEVRRQIDNQAKATEGERKIIDEQRKQIEAKRKDIEDKEKKMSDFDVQLRKRKEQMDQLEKSLQTQGGGAAAAGELNKKLMDTQRQLEACVKELQNTKEEHKKAATETERLLQLVQMSQEEQNAKEKTIMDLQQALKIAQAKVKQAQTQQQQQQDAGPAGFLKSFF
- the brp gene encoding myosin-11 isoform X17, which produces MDNAYVYYKLDEFRLEIQRRDQEILAMAAKMKTLEEQHQRHIAVLKESLCAKEEHYNMLHSDVEEMRARLEEKNRLIEKKTQGTLQTVQERNRLTSELTELKDHMDIKDRKISVLQRKIENLEDLLKEKDNQVDMARARLSAMQAHHSSSEGALTSLEEAIGDKEKQMAQLRDQRDRAEHEKQEERDLHEREVADYKIKLRAAESDVEKLQTRLERAVNERERLEIKLEASQSELGKSKAELEKATCEMGRSSADWESTKQRIARLELENERLKHDLERSQLQLEEQTTLHKTSFGRTTMTTSQELDRATERADKAAAELRRTQAELRVTQSDAERAREEGAALQEKLEKSQGEVYRLKAKLENAQGEQESLRQELEKAQSGVSRIHADRDRAFSEVEKIKEEMERTQATLGKAQLQHEKLQNSLDKAQNEVDHLQDKLDKACTENRRLVLEKEKLTYDYDNLQSQLDKALGQAARMQKERETLTLDTDRIREKLEKTQMERDDAVTEVEILKEKLDKALYASQKLIDEKDTSNKEFEKMLEKYDRAQNEIYRLQSRCDTAEADRARLEVEAERSGLAASKAREDLRKLQDESTRLQEACDRAALQLSRAKECEDNARSELEHHRDRFDKMQTDIRRAQGEKEHFQSELERVTYELERAHAAQTKAGASVEAAKEEAAHYAVELEKMRDRYEKSQVELRKLQDVDTFGRETRRLKEENERLREKLDKTLMELETIRGKSQYESESFEKYKDKYEKIENEIQNMESKLHETSLQLELSKGEVAKLLANQDKQRSELERAHIEREKARDKHEKLLKEVDRLRLQQSSVSPGDPVRSSASTSGLSAGERQEIDRLRDRLEKALQSRDATELEAGRLAKELEKAQMHLAKQQENTESTRIEFERMGAELGRLHDRLEKSESEKESLRQASRSAGAGPGAAGGAALPQLEKHVQKLETDIKQLAMEREQLVLQLEKSQEILMNFQKELQNAEAELQKTREENRKLRNGQQVPAAAPAEIQAMQKEIQALQQKLQESERALSAAGPQQAAAATAAAGARPEEIEQWRKVIEQEKGRADMADKAAQEMHKRIQLMDQHIKDQHAQMQKMQQQMQQQAAQQQQSAAGAAAGAGVDAKELEKVRTELQAACTERDRFQQQLELLVQELEKSQLSNQEQAKQLQTSQQQVQQLQQQIQTLQQQMQQLQQAGSAGAAATDVQRQQLEQQQKQLEEVRRQIDNQAKATEGERKIIDEQRKQIEAKRKDIEDKEKKMSDFDVQLRKRKEQMDQLEKSLQTQGGGAAAAGELNKKLMDTQRQLEACVKELQNTKEEHKKAATETERLLQLVQMSQEEQNAKEKTIMDLQQALKIAQAKVKQAQTQQQQQQDAGPAGFLKSFF
- the brp gene encoding myosin-9 isoform X13, coding for MSRDEYNPVNSSGVRSPGRVRRLQELPTVDRSPSRDYGAPRGSPLAMGSPYYRDMDEPTSPAGAGHHRSRSASRPPMAHAMDYPRTRYQSLDRGGLVDPHDREFIPIREPRDRSRDRSLERGLYLEDELYGRSARQSPSAMGGYNTGMGPTSDRAYLGDLQHQNTDLQRELGNLKRELELTNQKLGSSMHSIKTFWSPELKKERALRKEESAKYSLINDQLKLLSTENQKQAMLVRQLEEELRLRMRQPNLEMQQQMEAIYAENDHLQREISILRETIKDLECRVETQKQTLIARDESIKKLLEMLQAKGMGKEEERQMFQQMQAMAQKQLDEFRLEIQRRDQEILAMAAKMKTLEEQHQDYQRHIAVLKESLCAKEEHYNMLHSDVEEMRARLEEKNRLIEKKTQGTLQTVQERNRLTSELTELKDHMDIKDRKISVLQRKIENLEDLLKEKDNQVDMARARLSAMQAHHSSSEGALTSLEEAIGDKEKQMAQLRDQRDRAEHEKQEERDLHEREVADYKIKLRAAESDVEKLQTRLERAVNERERLEIKLEASQSELGKSKAELEKATCEMGRSSADWESTKQRIARLELENERLKHDLERSQVLTSFGRTTMTTSQELDRATERADKAAAELRRTQAELRVTQGETEKRFSDAERAREEGAALQEKLEKSQGEVYRLKAKLENAQGEQESLRQELEKAQSGVSRIHADRDRAFSEVEKIKEEMERTQATLGKAQLQHEKLQNSLDKAQNEVDHLQDKLDKACTENRRLVLEKEKLTYDYDNLQSQLDKALGQAARMQKERETLTLDTDRIREKLEKTQMHLARIQKERDQFSDELETLKERSESSQTLLMKAARDREAMQTDLEVLKERYEKSHAIQQKLQMERDDAVTEVEILKEKLDKALYASQKLIDEKDTSNKEFEKMLEKYDRAQNEIYRLQSRCDTAEADRARLEVEAERSGLAASKAREDLRKLQDESTRLQEACDRAALQLSRAKECEDNARSELEHHRDRFDKMQTDIRRAQGEKEHFQSELERVTYELERAHAAQTKAGASVEAAKEEAAHYAVELEKMRDRYEKSQVELRKLQDVDTFGRETRRLKEENERLREKLDKTLMELETIRGKSQYESESFEKYKDKYEKIENEIQNMESKLHETSLQLELSKGEVAKLLANQDKQRSELERAHIEREKARDKHEKLLKEVDRLRLQQSSVSPGDPVRSSASTSGLSAGERQEIDRLRDRLEKALQSRDATELEAGRLAKELEKAQMHLAKQQENTESTRIEFERMGAELGRLHDRLEKSESEKESLRQASRSAGAGPGAAGGAALPQLEKHVQKLETDIKQLAMEREQLVLQLEKSQEILMNFQKELQNAEAELQKTREENRKLRNGQQVPAAAPAEIQAMQKEIQALQQKLQESERALSAAGPQQAAAATAAAGARPEEIEQWRKVIEQEKGRADMADKAAQEMHKRIQLMDQHIKDQHAQMQKMQQQMQQQAAQQQQSAAGAAAGAGVDAKELEKVRTELQAACTERDRFQQQLELLVQELEKSQLSNQEQAKQLQTSQQQVQQLQQQIQTLQQQMQQLQQAGSAGAAATDVQRQQLEQQQKQLEEVRRQIDNQAKATEGERKIIDEQRKQIEAKRKDIEDKEKKMSDFDVQLRKRKEQMDQLEKSLQTQGGGAAAAGELNKKLMDTQRQLEACVKELQNTKEEHKKAATETERLLQLVQMSQEEQNAKEKTIMDLQQALKIAQAKVKQAQTQQQQQQDAGPAGFLKSFF